From Pseudomonas sp. FP2335, the proteins below share one genomic window:
- the plsB gene encoding glycerol-3-phosphate 1-O-acyltransferase PlsB produces the protein MTRSPFRRLVFGTLRRLLYLWVRSETINQSSLTLNLDRSRPVFYVLQSPSLTELAVVDAECTKAGLPRPVLPVSVGPLMEPAAFFYLTPEPDWLGRQDKRGAPPTLTRLVNTLSEHAEENAQIIPVSVFWGQSPESESSPWKLLFADSWAVTGRLRRLLSILILGRKTRVQFSAPINLRELIEHNKGHERTVRMAQRILRVHFRNLKTAVIGPDLSHRRNLVKGLVNMPLVRQAIADEAEREKIAPDKAKALALRYGNEIASDYTYTAIRFLEVVLSWFWNKIYDGIKVNNIEGVQKVAQGYEVIYVPCHRSHIDYLLLSYLLFKNGLTPPHIAAGINLNMPVIGSLLRRGGAFFMRRTFKGNPLYTSVFNEYLHTLFTKGFPVEYFVEGGRSRTGRMLQPKTGMLAITLRSFLRSSRMPIVFVPVYIGYERVLEGRTYLGELRGASKKKESIFDIFKVVGALKQRFGQVAVNFGEPIKLAEFLDAEQPDWRAQELGPNYKPAWLNETTNRLGERVARHLNEAAAVNPVNLVALALLSTTRLALDEQAMARQLDLYLALLRRVPYSPHTTLPEGDGLALIKHVKDMDLLSEQSDALGKIVYLGEQNAVLMTYYRNNVLHIFALPALLASFFQSSSRMSREQILRYTHALYPYLQSELFIRWSLDELDSVVDQWLEAFVEQGLLRFENNVYLRPAPSSTHFVLLTLLSKSIAQTLQRFYMAISLLLNSGQNSISAEELEDLCTVMAQRLSILHGLNAPEFFDKSLFRHFIQTLLEQDVLRRDEAGKLSYHDLLGELAEGAAKRVLPAEIRLSIRQVALHRVDGAAQTPLEPDAPTPEESR, from the coding sequence ATGACCCGCTCCCCGTTCCGCCGTCTGGTGTTTGGCACCTTGCGCCGACTGTTGTACCTCTGGGTTCGCTCGGAGACGATCAACCAGTCGTCCCTTACCCTTAACCTCGACCGCAGTCGGCCGGTGTTCTACGTCCTGCAATCGCCCTCCCTCACCGAATTGGCCGTGGTCGATGCCGAGTGCACCAAGGCCGGCCTGCCGCGCCCGGTGCTGCCGGTATCGGTGGGCCCGTTGATGGAGCCGGCGGCGTTCTTCTACCTCACGCCCGAGCCGGACTGGCTCGGCCGCCAGGACAAGCGCGGCGCGCCGCCGACCCTGACCCGACTGGTCAACACCCTCAGCGAGCACGCCGAAGAGAATGCACAAATCATTCCGGTCAGCGTGTTCTGGGGCCAGTCGCCGGAAAGCGAGTCCAGCCCGTGGAAACTGCTGTTCGCCGACAGCTGGGCGGTCACCGGCCGCCTGCGCCGGTTGCTGAGCATCCTGATCCTCGGTCGCAAGACCCGTGTGCAATTCTCCGCGCCTATCAACCTGCGTGAGTTGATCGAGCACAATAAAGGCCACGAACGCACCGTCCGCATGGCCCAACGGATCCTGCGGGTGCACTTTCGCAACCTGAAGACCGCCGTGATCGGCCCCGACCTGTCCCACCGACGCAACCTGGTCAAAGGCCTGGTCAATATGCCGCTGGTGCGCCAAGCCATTGCGGACGAGGCCGAACGCGAAAAAATCGCCCCGGACAAAGCCAAGGCCCTGGCCCTGCGCTACGGCAACGAGATCGCGTCGGACTACACCTACACCGCGATCCGCTTCCTCGAAGTGGTGCTGAGCTGGTTCTGGAACAAGATCTACGACGGCATCAAGGTCAACAACATCGAAGGCGTGCAAAAGGTTGCCCAGGGCTACGAGGTGATCTACGTACCGTGCCACCGCAGCCACATCGACTACCTGCTGCTCTCCTACCTGCTGTTCAAGAATGGCCTGACCCCGCCGCACATCGCCGCCGGGATCAACCTGAACATGCCGGTGATCGGCAGCCTGCTGCGCCGTGGCGGTGCGTTTTTCATGCGCCGCACCTTCAAGGGCAACCCGCTGTACACCTCGGTGTTCAACGAATACCTGCATACCCTGTTCACCAAAGGCTTCCCGGTGGAGTACTTCGTCGAAGGCGGCCGCTCGCGTACCGGGCGCATGCTGCAGCCAAAGACCGGCATGCTGGCAATCACCCTGCGCAGCTTCCTGCGCTCTTCGCGCATGCCCATCGTCTTCGTGCCGGTGTACATCGGCTATGAGCGCGTGCTCGAAGGCCGGACCTATCTCGGTGAGTTGCGCGGCGCGAGCAAGAAGAAAGAGTCGATCTTCGATATTTTCAAAGTGGTCGGCGCGCTCAAGCAGCGCTTTGGCCAAGTCGCGGTCAACTTCGGCGAGCCGATCAAACTGGCGGAGTTCCTCGACGCCGAGCAACCGGACTGGCGCGCCCAGGAGCTGGGCCCGAACTACAAACCGGCATGGCTCAACGAAACCACCAACCGCCTCGGCGAGCGGGTGGCCCGCCACCTCAACGAAGCCGCTGCGGTCAACCCGGTCAACCTGGTGGCCCTGGCGTTGCTCTCAACCACACGCCTGGCCCTGGATGAACAGGCCATGGCACGCCAGTTGGACCTGTACCTGGCGCTACTGCGCCGCGTGCCCTACTCGCCCCACACCACGTTGCCCGAAGGCGATGGCCTGGCGCTGATCAAGCACGTCAAGGACATGGATCTGCTGTCGGAACAGAGCGACGCCCTCGGTAAGATTGTGTACCTGGGCGAGCAAAACGCTGTCCTGATGACCTACTACCGCAACAACGTGCTGCACATCTTTGCCCTCCCGGCATTGCTCGCCAGTTTTTTCCAGAGCAGCTCGCGGATGAGCCGCGAACAGATCCTGCGCTACACCCACGCGCTGTACCCGTACCTGCAATCGGAGCTGTTTATCCGCTGGTCGCTGGATGAGCTGGACAGCGTGGTCGACCAGTGGCTGGAAGCCTTCGTCGAGCAAGGCCTGCTGCGCTTCGAGAACAACGTGTACCTGCGCCCGGCCCCGAGTTCAACGCACTTCGTGCTGCTGACGCTATTGTCCAAGAGCATCGCCCAGACCCTGCAACGCTTCTACATGGCGATCTCGCTGCTGCTCAACAGCGGCCAGAACAGCATCAGCGCCGAGGAGTTGGAGGACCTGTGCACGGTGATGGCCCAGCGCCTGTCGATCCTGCATGGTCTCAACGCACCGGAGTTCTTCGACAAGAGCCTTTTCCGACATTTTATTCAGACGTTGCTGGAGCAAGATGTGCTGCGCCGCGATGAAGCCGGCAAGCTGAGCTACCACGACCTGCTCGGCGAACTGGCCGAAGGCGCGGCCAAGCGCGTGTTGCCGGCGGAAATTCGCCTGTCGATCCGCCAGGTCGCACTGCATCGCGTCGATGGCGCGGCGCAAACGCCGCTCGAACCTGACGCCCCCACGCCTGAAGAAAGCCGCTAG
- a CDS encoding cold-shock protein, whose protein sequence is MTTRETGNVKWFNDAKGYGFIQRDDGKDVFVHYRAIRGEGHRSLAEGQQVEYAVVTGEKGLQAEDVVGL, encoded by the coding sequence ATGACAACGCGCGAAACCGGCAATGTGAAGTGGTTCAACGATGCAAAGGGTTACGGGTTTATTCAGCGGGATGATGGCAAGGATGTGTTTGTGCACTACCGCGCCATTCGCGGTGAAGGCCATCGTTCGTTGGCCGAGGGCCAGCAGGTGGAATACGCCGTGGTGACCGGCGAGAAGGGCTTGCAGGCGGAGGATGTGGTGGGCCTGTAA
- a CDS encoding putative RNA methyltransferase, with translation MLACPICSAPLNAVDNGVACPAGHRFDRARQGYLNLLPVQHKNSRDPGDNLAMVEARRDFLNAGHYAPVARRLAELAAERAPARWVDIGCGEGYYTAQIADALPRADGYALDISKEAVKRACKRNPALTWLIASMARVPLASGSCQFLASVFSPLDWEEAKRLLSPGGGLMKVGPTSGHLMELRERLYDEVREYTDDKHLALVPEGMSLAHSETLEFTLSLAQPQDRANLLAMTPHGWRASAERRSDVIEAAEPLIVTVSMRYDYFVLQ, from the coding sequence ATGCTGGCCTGCCCCATTTGCAGTGCGCCGCTCAACGCGGTCGACAATGGCGTCGCATGCCCCGCCGGGCACCGTTTCGACCGCGCACGCCAGGGTTACCTGAACCTGTTGCCGGTGCAGCACAAAAACAGCCGCGACCCGGGCGATAACCTCGCCATGGTCGAGGCGCGCCGCGACTTCCTCAACGCCGGCCATTACGCGCCGGTCGCCAGGCGCCTGGCCGAACTGGCCGCTGAGCGCGCCCCGGCGCGCTGGGTGGACATCGGCTGCGGCGAGGGTTACTACACCGCGCAAATCGCCGACGCCCTGCCCCGCGCCGACGGCTATGCGCTGGACATATCCAAGGAAGCGGTCAAGCGTGCGTGCAAACGCAACCCGGCGCTGACCTGGTTGATCGCCAGCATGGCCCGCGTGCCCTTGGCGTCAGGCAGTTGCCAATTCCTCGCCAGCGTATTCAGCCCGCTGGACTGGGAAGAGGCCAAGCGCCTGCTGAGCCCCGGCGGCGGTTTGATGAAAGTCGGCCCGACCAGCGGTCACCTGATGGAACTGCGCGAGCGCCTTTACGACGAGGTGCGTGAGTACACCGACGACAAACACCTGGCCCTGGTGCCGGAAGGCATGAGCCTGGCGCACAGCGAAACCCTCGAGTTCACGCTGAGCCTGGCGCAACCCCAGGACCGCGCCAACCTGCTGGCCATGACACCCCATGGCTGGCGCGCCAGTGCCGAACGCCGCAGCGACGTGATCGAGGCCGCCGAGCCGCTGATCGTCACCGTGTCGATGCGCTACGACTATTTCGTGCTTCAATAA
- the dapE gene encoding succinyl-diaminopimelate desuccinylase: protein MTAHADLSPTLQLAIDLIRRPSVTPIDADCQKLMMQRLGDAGFALEPMRIEDVDNFWATHGKHDGPVLCFAGHTDVVPTGPVQAWQNDPFDALIDDNGMLCGRGAADMKGSLAAMLVASERFVADYPDHKGSVAFLITSDEEGPAHHGTKAVIERLAARKERLDWCIVGEPSSTTLVGDVVKNGRRGSLGATLTVRGVQGHVAYPHLAKNPIHLAAPALAELAAEHWDDGNTFFPPTSFQISNLNSGTGATNVIPGDLTAVFNFRFSTESTVEGLQQRVAQILDKHGLDWHVEWALSGLPFLTEPGALLDAVSASIKAITGRATQASTSGGTSDGRFIATLGTQVVELGPVNATIHQVNERILASDLDVLTEIYYQTLIKLLA from the coding sequence ATGACGGCCCATGCCGACCTTTCGCCGACCCTTCAACTTGCCATCGACCTGATCCGTCGCCCCTCTGTGACGCCGATCGACGCCGATTGCCAGAAGCTGATGATGCAGCGCCTGGGCGACGCCGGTTTTGCGCTTGAGCCGATGCGTATTGAAGACGTGGACAACTTCTGGGCCACCCATGGCAAGCACGATGGCCCGGTGCTGTGCTTTGCCGGTCACACCGACGTGGTGCCGACCGGCCCGGTGCAGGCCTGGCAGAACGACCCGTTCGACGCGCTGATCGATGACAACGGCATGCTCTGCGGCCGTGGCGCAGCGGACATGAAAGGCAGCCTGGCCGCGATGCTCGTCGCGTCCGAGCGTTTTGTCGCCGACTACCCGGACCACAAGGGCTCGGTCGCCTTCCTGATCACCAGCGATGAAGAAGGCCCGGCGCACCACGGCACCAAGGCCGTGATCGAACGCCTGGCCGCACGCAAGGAACGCCTGGACTGGTGCATCGTCGGCGAACCGTCGAGCACAACGCTGGTGGGTGACGTGGTCAAGAACGGCCGTCGCGGCTCCCTCGGCGCCACCCTGACCGTGCGCGGCGTACAAGGCCACGTGGCCTACCCACACCTGGCGAAGAACCCGATCCACCTGGCCGCTCCGGCCCTGGCTGAACTGGCCGCCGAGCATTGGGACGACGGCAACACCTTCTTCCCGCCGACCAGCTTCCAGATTTCCAACCTGAATTCCGGCACCGGCGCGACCAACGTGATCCCGGGCGACCTGACGGCGGTGTTCAACTTCCGCTTCTCCACCGAATCCACCGTCGAAGGTCTGCAGCAGCGGGTCGCGCAGATTCTCGACAAGCATGGCCTGGACTGGCACGTGGAGTGGGCGCTGTCGGGCCTGCCGTTCCTCACCGAGCCGGGCGCGCTGCTGGATGCGGTATCCGCGAGCATCAAGGCGATCACCGGGCGTGCGACCCAGGCGTCCACCAGCGGTGGCACCTCCGATGGGCGTTTCATCGCCACCCTCGGTACCCAGGTGGTCGAACTGGGCCCGGTCAACGCGACGATCCACCAGGTCAACGAGCGCATTCTGGCCAGCGACCTCGACGTGCTGACCGAAATCTACTACCAGACCCTGATCAAGTTGCTCGCCTGA
- a CDS encoding glycosyltransferase, which produces MASRKFGLNLVIVLAIAALFTGFWALINRPVTAPNWPEQISGFSYSPFQQGQYPQKNQFPSDDEMRRDLEIMSKLTDNIRTYSVDGTLGDIPKLAEEFGLRVTLGIWISPDLERNEREIQRAIEIANSSRSVVRVVVGNEAVFRKDITPEALIVLLDRVRAAVKVPVTTSEQWDIWEKNPQLAKHVDLIAAHILPFWEYIPMDKAGQYVLDRAKDLKKLFPKKPLLLSEVGWPSNGRMRGGNETSPADQAIYLRTLVNKLNRQGYNYFVIEAFDQPWKVSDEGSAGAYWGVFNGARQQKFNFEGPVVAIPQWRVLAIGSVVLALLSLTLLMIDGSALRQRGRTFLTFIAFLCGSVLVWIGYDYSQQYSTWFSVTVGILLALGALGVFIVLLTEAHELAEAVWTHKRRREFLPVEGDSDYRPKVSIHVPCYNEPPEMVKQTLDALAALDYPDYEVLIIDNNTKDPAVWEPVRDYCETLGPRFKFFHVAPLAGFKGGALNYLIPHTAKDAEVIAVIDSDYCVSPNWLKHMVPHFADPKIAVVQSPQDYRDQNESTFKKLCYAEYKGFFHIGMVTRNDRDAIIQHGTMTMTRRSVLEELGWADWCICEDAELGLRVFEKGLSAAYYHDSYGKGLMPDTFIDFKKQRFRWAYGAIQIIKRHTASLLRGKGTELTRGQRYHFLAGWLPWVADGMNIFFTVGALLWSAAMIIVPTRVDPPLLIFAIPPLALFVFKVGKIIFLYRRAVGVNLKDAFCAALAGLALSHTIAKAVLYGFFTSSIPFFRTPKNADNHGFWVAISEAREEMFIMLLLWGAALGIYLVQGLPSNDMRFWVVMLLVQSLPYVAALIMAFLSSLPKPSAAVEPAPAA; this is translated from the coding sequence ATGGCATCGCGTAAATTTGGACTCAATCTGGTGATCGTGCTGGCAATTGCCGCGCTGTTCACCGGCTTCTGGGCGCTGATCAACCGCCCGGTCACCGCTCCCAACTGGCCTGAACAGATCTCCGGTTTTTCCTACTCGCCGTTCCAGCAAGGCCAGTACCCACAGAAAAACCAGTTCCCAAGCGACGACGAGATGCGTCGTGACCTTGAGATCATGAGCAAGCTGACGGACAACATCCGTACCTACTCGGTGGACGGCACCCTGGGTGACATCCCCAAACTGGCCGAAGAGTTCGGCCTGCGGGTGACCCTGGGGATCTGGATCAGCCCCGACCTTGAACGCAACGAACGGGAAATCCAGCGCGCCATCGAAATCGCCAACAGCTCGCGCAGCGTGGTGCGGGTCGTGGTGGGTAACGAAGCCGTGTTCCGCAAGGACATCACTCCAGAAGCGCTGATCGTGCTGCTGGATCGGGTGCGCGCCGCCGTCAAAGTGCCGGTCACCACATCCGAGCAATGGGACATCTGGGAAAAGAACCCGCAACTGGCCAAGCACGTCGACCTGATCGCCGCGCACATCCTGCCGTTCTGGGAATACATTCCGATGGACAAGGCCGGCCAGTACGTACTCGACCGTGCCAAGGATCTGAAGAAGCTGTTCCCGAAAAAGCCGCTGCTGCTGTCGGAAGTTGGCTGGCCGAGTAACGGGCGCATGCGCGGTGGCAACGAAACGTCGCCGGCCGACCAGGCGATTTACCTGCGTACGCTGGTGAATAAGCTGAACCGCCAGGGCTACAACTACTTCGTGATCGAGGCCTTCGATCAGCCGTGGAAAGTCAGCGACGAAGGCTCGGCCGGTGCTTACTGGGGCGTATTCAACGGCGCGCGCCAGCAGAAATTCAACTTTGAAGGCCCGGTCGTCGCGATCCCGCAGTGGCGCGTACTCGCCATCGGTTCGGTGGTGCTCGCGCTGCTGTCCCTGACCCTGCTGATGATCGACGGCTCGGCGCTGCGCCAGCGGGGTCGGACCTTCCTGACCTTTATCGCGTTCCTGTGCGGTTCGGTGCTGGTGTGGATCGGTTACGACTACAGCCAGCAATACAGCACCTGGTTCAGTGTCACCGTTGGCATTCTCCTGGCCCTTGGCGCGCTGGGCGTGTTTATCGTGTTGCTGACCGAGGCCCACGAACTGGCGGAAGCGGTGTGGACCCACAAGCGCCGGCGTGAATTCCTGCCGGTTGAAGGGGATTCGGACTACCGCCCGAAAGTGTCGATCCACGTGCCCTGCTACAACGAGCCGCCGGAGATGGTCAAACAGACCCTCGACGCCCTGGCCGCCCTCGATTACCCGGACTACGAAGTCCTGATCATCGACAACAACACCAAGGACCCGGCCGTCTGGGAGCCGGTGCGCGACTACTGCGAAACCCTCGGCCCGCGCTTCAAGTTCTTCCACGTCGCGCCCCTGGCCGGTTTCAAGGGTGGCGCGTTGAACTACTTGATCCCGCACACCGCCAAGGATGCCGAAGTGATCGCGGTGATCGACTCCGATTACTGCGTATCGCCGAACTGGCTCAAGCACATGGTGCCGCACTTCGCCGACCCGAAAATCGCGGTGGTGCAGTCGCCGCAGGATTACCGCGACCAGAACGAAAGCACCTTCAAGAAGCTCTGCTACGCGGAATACAAGGGCTTCTTCCATATCGGCATGGTCACCCGCAACGACCGTGACGCGATCATCCAGCACGGCACCATGACCATGACCCGTCGCTCGGTGCTCGAAGAACTCGGCTGGGCCGACTGGTGCATTTGTGAAGATGCCGAACTCGGCCTACGGGTGTTCGAGAAAGGCCTGTCGGCAGCGTATTACCACGACAGCTACGGCAAGGGCTTGATGCCGGATACCTTTATCGACTTCAAGAAACAGCGTTTCCGCTGGGCCTATGGTGCAATCCAGATCATCAAGCGCCACACCGCAAGCCTCTTGCGTGGCAAGGGCACCGAGCTGACCCGTGGCCAGCGTTACCACTTCCTCGCGGGCTGGTTGCCGTGGGTGGCGGACGGCATGAACATCTTCTTCACCGTCGGCGCGCTGTTGTGGTCGGCGGCGATGATCATCGTGCCGACGCGGGTCGACCCGCCGCTGCTGATTTTCGCGATTCCGCCGTTGGCGCTGTTCGTGTTCAAGGTGGGCAAGATCATCTTCCTGTACCGCCGTGCCGTAGGCGTGAACCTCAAGGACGCGTTCTGCGCAGCATTGGCCGGCCTGGCGTTGTCCCACACCATCGCCAAGGCGGTGCTGTATGGCTTCTTCACCAGCAGTATTCCGTTCTTTCGTACACCGAAAAACGCGGATAACCACGGCTTCTGGGTAGCGATTTCCGAAGCCCGCGAAGAAATGTTCATCATGCTGCTGTTGTGGGGTGCCGCACTGGGGATCTATCTGGTGCAAGGCCTGCCGAGCAATGACATGCGCTTCTGGGTGGTGATGCTGCTGGTACAGTCGCTGCCGTACGTGGCGGCGCTGATCATGGCGTTCCTGTCGTCGTTGCCGAAACCTTCGGCAGCCGTGGAGCCCGCGCCAGCTGCGTAA
- the tcdA gene encoding tRNA cyclic N6-threonylcarbamoyladenosine(37) synthase TcdA: protein MSTEDPRFAGVARLYGIEGLERLKAAHVAIVGVGGVGSWAAEAMARCGVGEISLFDLDDVCVSNSNRQLHALDSTVGKPKVEVMADRLRGINPDCVVHAVADFVTRDTMAEYITPNIDCVIDCIDAVNAKAALIAWCKRRKIQIITTGGAGGQIDPTLIQVCDLNRTFNDPLASKVRSTLRRDYGFSRTVTRHYSVPCVFSTEQLRYPKPDGSICLQKSFVGDGVKLDCAGGFGAVMMVTATFGMVAATKAVDKIVAGVRRPSERVKPA from the coding sequence ATGAGTACAGAAGATCCACGGTTTGCAGGCGTCGCCCGCTTGTATGGCATTGAAGGCCTGGAACGCTTGAAAGCGGCCCATGTGGCGATCGTCGGCGTCGGCGGCGTGGGCTCCTGGGCGGCGGAAGCCATGGCCCGTTGCGGTGTGGGCGAGATTTCGCTGTTTGACCTGGATGACGTGTGCGTCAGCAACAGCAACCGCCAGTTGCATGCGCTGGACAGCACCGTAGGCAAACCCAAAGTCGAGGTGATGGCCGATCGCTTGCGCGGCATTAATCCGGATTGCGTGGTGCATGCGGTGGCGGACTTCGTCACCCGCGACACCATGGCCGAATACATCACGCCGAACATCGACTGCGTGATCGACTGCATCGATGCCGTGAATGCCAAGGCGGCGCTGATCGCCTGGTGCAAGCGCCGCAAGATCCAGATCATCACCACTGGCGGCGCCGGCGGGCAGATCGACCCGACGCTGATCCAGGTGTGTGACCTGAACCGCACGTTCAACGACCCGCTGGCGTCGAAAGTGCGCTCGACCTTGCGTCGGGACTACGGTTTCTCGCGCACCGTGACGCGCCATTACAGCGTGCCGTGCGTGTTCTCCACCGAGCAGCTGCGCTATCCCAAGCCGGATGGCAGCATCTGTTTGCAGAAGAGTTTTGTCGGCGATGGGGTGAAGCTGGACTGTGCCGGTGGGTTTGGGGCGGTGATGATGGTGACGGCCACGTTCGGCATGGTGGCGGCGACCAAGGCCGTGGACAAGATTGTGGCCGGGGTGCGCAGGCCTTCAGAGCGTGTTAAACCCGCCTAG
- a CDS encoding SufE family protein — MSLPVEAVAALEAFQAVGSWEQRARMLMQWGERLPALAAEDKVDANLVQGCESLVWLVGRLQDGHWQFAAASDARMIRGLVALLLARVNGLSAVELQAVDLHDWFNQLGLSRQLSSSRSNGLNAVLQRMRELSRTQG; from the coding sequence ATGAGCCTGCCGGTGGAGGCAGTCGCTGCACTGGAGGCCTTCCAGGCGGTAGGCAGTTGGGAACAGCGCGCGCGCATGCTGATGCAATGGGGCGAGCGTTTGCCGGCCCTGGCCGCGGAAGATAAAGTCGACGCCAACCTGGTGCAGGGCTGTGAAAGCCTGGTGTGGTTGGTGGGGCGCTTGCAAGACGGGCATTGGCAGTTTGCTGCCGCCAGTGATGCACGGATGATTCGGGGACTGGTGGCGTTGCTGCTGGCGCGGGTGAATGGGTTGTCGGCCGTTGAACTGCAAGCCGTCGATCTGCACGACTGGTTCAATCAATTAGGACTTTCCCGCCAATTATCATCGTCGCGCAGCAATGGCTTGAATGCAGTGCTGCAGCGCATGCGAGAACTAAGCCGTACACAAGGCTAA
- a CDS encoding aminotransferase class V-fold PLP-dependent enzyme: protein MLVPSPWRADFPAIATLQRQDQTYLDNAATTQKPQALLDAISHYYANGAANVHRAQHLPGAHATQAFEDSRSKVAQWLNAGDSGQIVFTHGATSALNLLAYGLEHLFNAGDEIVISALEHHANLLPWQQLAKRRALTLVVLPLGDDGVIDLAAASELIGPRTRLLAVSQLSNVLGAWQPLDALLALAKAHGALSVVDGAQGIVHGRHDVQALACDFYVFSSHKLYGPDGVGVLFGRNEALHHLRHWQFGGEMVQQADYHSASFRPAPLGFEAGTPPIAGVIGLGASLDYLSSLDADAVIAHEAALHDYLLRGLKARNGVQVLGSPQVALVSFVVEGVHNADLAHLLTEQGIAVRAGHHCAMPLLKAMHLSGAIRVSLALYNDSDDLERFFEALDQALDMLR from the coding sequence ATGCTAGTGCCCTCTCCCTGGCGCGCCGATTTCCCGGCCATCGCCACCCTGCAACGGCAAGACCAGACCTACCTGGACAACGCCGCAACCACGCAAAAACCCCAGGCCTTGCTGGACGCCATCAGCCATTACTACGCCAATGGCGCAGCCAATGTGCACCGCGCCCAGCACCTGCCGGGGGCCCATGCGACCCAGGCATTCGAAGACAGCCGCAGCAAGGTCGCGCAGTGGCTGAACGCAGGCGACAGCGGGCAGATCGTCTTCACCCACGGCGCAACCTCTGCGCTGAACCTCTTGGCCTATGGCCTGGAGCATCTATTCAATGCGGGCGATGAGATTGTCATCAGCGCCCTGGAACACCACGCCAACCTGTTGCCCTGGCAGCAACTGGCCAAACGCCGCGCGCTGACGCTGGTGGTATTGCCACTGGGCGATGACGGCGTGATCGACCTCGCCGCCGCCAGTGAGTTGATCGGCCCGCGCACGCGCCTGCTGGCGGTGAGCCAGCTGTCCAACGTACTCGGCGCCTGGCAGCCGTTGGACGCCTTGCTCGCACTGGCCAAGGCCCATGGCGCCCTGAGCGTGGTGGACGGCGCCCAGGGCATCGTCCACGGCCGCCACGACGTGCAGGCCCTGGCTTGCGATTTCTACGTTTTCTCCAGCCACAAACTCTACGGCCCGGATGGCGTCGGCGTGTTGTTTGGCCGCAATGAAGCGCTGCATCACCTGCGCCACTGGCAGTTCGGCGGCGAGATGGTGCAACAGGCCGATTACCACAGCGCCAGCTTCCGTCCGGCGCCCCTGGGGTTTGAAGCCGGTACGCCGCCGATTGCAGGCGTGATCGGCCTGGGCGCCAGCCTGGATTACCTGAGTTCACTGGACGCCGACGCCGTGATCGCCCATGAAGCGGCCCTGCACGACTACCTGTTGCGCGGGCTCAAAGCACGCAACGGCGTACAGGTATTGGGATCGCCCCAGGTGGCCCTGGTCAGCTTCGTGGTCGAAGGCGTGCACAACGCTGATCTCGCCCACCTGCTGACTGAACAAGGTATTGCCGTGCGCGCCGGGCACCATTGCGCGATGCCGTTGCTCAAGGCGATGCATTTGTCGGGGGCAATCCGTGTATCGCTGGCGCTGTATAACGATTCCGACGATCTGGAGCGCTTTTTTGAAGCACTGGATCAGGCGCTGGATATGCTGCGATGA
- the dapD gene encoding 2,3,4,5-tetrahydropyridine-2,6-dicarboxylate N-succinyltransferase: MSNSLFSLGFGVGTQNRQGAWLEVFYAQPLLNPSAEIVAAIAPILGYTEGNQAITFTISQALQLADALKNVDATQAALLNRLAESHTPLVATLLAEDAALTSTPEAYLKLHLLSHRLVKPHGLSLAGVFPQLPNVAWTSQGAIDLGELPERQLEARLRGELLEVFSVDKFPKMTDYVVPTGVRIADAARIRLGAYVGEGTTVMHEGFVNFNAGTEGPGMIEGRVSAGVFVGKGSDLGGGCSTMGTLSGGGNIVIKVGEGCLIGANAGIGIPLGDRNTVESGLYVTAGTKVALLDEQNQLVKVVKARDLAGQPDLLFRRNSETGAVECKTHKSAIELNEALHAHN; the protein is encoded by the coding sequence ATGTCCAATTCCCTGTTCAGCCTGGGCTTCGGCGTCGGCACTCAGAACCGCCAAGGTGCTTGGCTGGAAGTGTTTTACGCACAACCGCTGCTCAACCCGTCGGCAGAGATCGTCGCCGCCATCGCGCCGATCCTCGGCTACACCGAAGGCAACCAGGCGATCACCTTCACCATCAGCCAGGCGCTGCAACTGGCCGATGCACTCAAGAACGTCGACGCCACCCAGGCTGCACTGCTCAATCGCCTGGCTGAAAGCCACACCCCGCTGGTCGCCACCCTGCTGGCCGAAGACGCCGCGCTGACCTCCACGCCTGAGGCCTACCTCAAGCTGCACCTGCTGTCCCATCGCCTGGTCAAGCCCCACGGCCTGAGCCTGGCCGGTGTGTTCCCGCAGCTGCCGAACGTGGCGTGGACCAGCCAGGGCGCGATCGATCTCGGCGAACTGCCAGAGCGCCAGCTGGAAGCCCGCCTGCGTGGCGAGCTGCTGGAAGTGTTCTCGGTGGACAAGTTCCCGAAAATGACCGACTACGTGGTCCCGACCGGCGTGCGTATCGCTGACGCCGCGCGGATCCGCCTCGGCGCCTACGTGGGCGAAGGCACCACCGTGATGCACGAAGGCTTCGTTAACTTCAACGCCGGCACCGAAGGCCCGGGCATGATCGAAGGCCGTGTGTCGGCTGGCGTGTTCGTCGGCAAGGGTTCCGACCTGGGCGGCGGTTGCTCCACCATGGGTACCCTGTCGGGCGGCGGCAACATCGTGATCAAGGTGGGCGAAGGCTGCCTGATCGGCGCGAACGCCGGTATCGGTATCCCGTTGGGCGACCGCAACACCGTGGAATCGGGCCTGTACGTCACCGCCGGGACCAAGGTCGCGCTGCTGGACGAGCAGAACCAACTGGTCAAGGTGGTCAAGGCACGTGATCTGGCCGGCCAGCCGGACCTGCTGTTCCGCCGCAACTCCGAGACCGGTGCCGTGGAGTGCAAAACCCACAAATCGGCCATCGAACTGAACGAAGCGCTGCACGCTCACAACTAA